One Streptomyces sp. B21-105 genomic region harbors:
- a CDS encoding ABC transporter permease has translation MAATQVIRSEWTKIRSVASTVWTLSLAVVVTVALGVLISALSNHEFDNMSRDDRLSFDPTFVSFAGMTLGQLAMIVFGVLVVSNEYSTGMIRTSLAAVPQRGAFLFSKIAVAAGLSLAVGLVTSFVTFFLGQAALGSHRASLEDSGVLRAVIGGGLYMTLIAVFSMGVATMLRSPMLSLGILMPFFFLISNILGNVSATKKIGRYLPDQAGSRVMQVVPRIDDDTPYGPWGGFAIMALWTVAALAGGYLLLKKRDA, from the coding sequence ATGGCGGCGACCCAGGTCATCCGGTCCGAATGGACCAAGATCCGGTCGGTGGCGTCCACGGTGTGGACGCTGTCCCTCGCCGTGGTGGTCACCGTCGCCCTCGGCGTGCTGATCTCGGCGCTGTCGAACCACGAGTTCGACAACATGAGCCGAGACGACCGGCTCTCCTTCGACCCCACCTTCGTCAGCTTCGCCGGGATGACCCTGGGTCAGCTGGCGATGATCGTGTTCGGGGTGCTGGTGGTGTCGAACGAGTACAGCACCGGCATGATCCGCACCTCGCTTGCCGCCGTGCCGCAGCGCGGCGCCTTCCTGTTCAGCAAGATCGCGGTGGCCGCCGGGCTCTCGCTGGCCGTGGGGCTCGTGACCAGCTTCGTCACGTTCTTCCTGGGGCAGGCCGCGCTCGGCTCCCATCGGGCGTCGCTCGAGGACAGCGGCGTCCTGCGGGCGGTGATCGGCGGCGGTCTGTACATGACGCTCATCGCGGTCTTCTCGATGGGCGTGGCCACGATGCTGCGCTCACCGATGCTGTCGCTCGGCATCCTGATGCCGTTCTTCTTCCTGATCTCCAACATCCTCGGCAACGTCTCCGCCACGAAGAAGATCGGCCGGTATCTGCCCGACCAGGCGGGCAGCAGGGTCATGCAGGTGGTCCCGCGGATCGACGACGACACCCCGTACGGGCCCTGGGGCGGGTTCGCGATCATGGCGCTGTGGACGGTGGCGGCGCTCGCCGGCGGCTACCTCCTGCTGAAGAAACGCGACGCGTAA
- a CDS encoding LLM class flavin-dependent oxidoreductase yields MRVGSFVLGAQFPGQGQGEALHRAVRSAEVAEEAGLDSVWLAEHHFVPYGTCPSAVTLAALLLGRTRRIRVGTAVSVLPTVHPVALGEQAALLHLTSGGRFSLGVGRGGPWVDLEVFGSGLEAYEKGFPESLDLLVRWLREPSVGADGERFRFREVPVVPRPSEALTETSGPEVVVACTSPASVRLAAERGLPMLLGMHVGDEEKAEMVALWRRFARAAGRSESEIRGAAHVSAGVCQIADRRTDAVETLVKAMPGWLKQGLDAHVTVDGRPRSMRDPVAYTELLCGLHPVGTPRLCADRLAATSERTGISRFALLVEGSGDLAATEENVRRLGSEVLPHLR; encoded by the coding sequence ATGCGCGTTGGAAGTTTTGTGTTGGGGGCCCAGTTCCCCGGCCAGGGTCAGGGCGAGGCGCTGCACCGCGCGGTCCGCTCGGCCGAGGTCGCCGAGGAGGCGGGGCTCGACTCGGTCTGGCTGGCCGAGCACCACTTCGTGCCGTACGGCACATGCCCGTCGGCGGTCACGCTCGCCGCTCTGCTGCTGGGCCGCACCCGCCGCATCAGGGTGGGCACCGCGGTCAGCGTGCTGCCCACCGTCCATCCCGTGGCGCTCGGCGAACAGGCCGCGCTGCTGCACCTGACCAGCGGCGGCCGCTTCTCGCTGGGCGTCGGCCGCGGCGGGCCGTGGGTCGACCTCGAGGTGTTCGGCTCCGGGCTGGAGGCGTACGAGAAGGGGTTCCCGGAATCACTCGATCTGCTGGTGCGCTGGCTGCGCGAACCCTCGGTGGGAGCCGACGGCGAGCGCTTCCGCTTCCGTGAAGTCCCCGTCGTGCCCCGGCCGTCGGAGGCTCTGACGGAGACGTCCGGGCCGGAGGTCGTCGTCGCGTGCACCTCACCGGCGAGCGTGCGGCTGGCCGCCGAGCGCGGCCTGCCGATGCTGCTCGGCATGCACGTGGGGGACGAGGAGAAGGCCGAGATGGTCGCCCTGTGGCGGCGGTTCGCCCGCGCGGCCGGGCGGTCCGAGAGCGAGATCCGCGGCGCGGCGCATGTCTCGGCGGGCGTCTGCCAGATCGCGGACCGGCGCACGGACGCGGTGGAGACCCTGGTGAAGGCCATGCCGGGCTGGCTGAAGCAGGGGCTCGACGCCCATGTCACGGTGGACGGCCGGCCCCGCTCCATGCGGGACCCGGTGGCGTACACCGAACTGCTCTGCGGGCTGCACCCGGTGGGCACGCCGAGGCTGTGCGCCGACCGCCTCGCGGCCACCAGCGAGCGGACGGGCATCTCGCGCTTCGCGCTGCTCGTCGAGGGCTCCGGCGACCTGGCGGCCACCGAGGAGAACGTACGGCGGCTGGGCTCGGAGGTGCTCCCCCACCTCCGGTGA
- a CDS encoding ATP/GTP-binding protein, translating to MSPRRNRPKDEGSSGRSAEDDRARRYGGWESAQDWHGERWSVRHVAGASAQGKTYRCPGCDQLIPGGVPHVVAWPEHAGVDDRRHWHKACWNARDRRTPGMQRSRNAPRF from the coding sequence GTGTCGCCGCGTCGCAACCGACCCAAGGATGAGGGCTCGTCGGGCCGGAGCGCCGAGGACGACCGCGCGCGCCGCTACGGCGGCTGGGAGTCGGCGCAGGACTGGCACGGCGAGCGGTGGAGCGTGCGGCACGTGGCCGGGGCGAGCGCCCAGGGCAAGACGTACCGGTGCCCCGGCTGCGACCAGTTGATCCCCGGCGGCGTCCCGCACGTGGTGGCCTGGCCGGAGCACGCGGGCGTCGACGACCGGCGTCACTGGCACAAGGCGTGCTGGAACGCACGGGACCGCCGCACCCCGGGGATGCAGCGGTCCCGTAACGCGCCCAGGTTCTGA
- a CDS encoding ABC transporter permease subunit → MSTPQHPSPQAAPAWQTAPGASYAAAGPVYTSPIPIVRTHLGNAIASEWTKIRSVRSTMWTLGVYLFLVVGIGLGAGAIVAANASEQDLAGDTALPFGFFGLLLGSMCVITLGVLTTASEYGTGMIRTTMVACPSRGRVLAAKAIVFFAVAFTVTLVASAFVAVIQVAMLSGAREPSGAEWLKATVGVSLYLALLGLLSLAVGSIIRHSAGAITIMIGLLLAPLVIAIFMFSSSLESLRQALFEYSIPSQLSVFYAASLSESGPSGWDPLWIALGTTAVVLGAAFALLEKRDV, encoded by the coding sequence ATGAGCACCCCGCAGCACCCGTCGCCGCAGGCCGCACCCGCCTGGCAGACGGCGCCCGGCGCCTCGTACGCCGCGGCCGGCCCCGTCTACACCTCGCCGATCCCGATCGTGCGCACCCACCTCGGGAACGCGATCGCCTCGGAATGGACCAAGATCCGGTCGGTGCGCTCCACCATGTGGACGCTCGGCGTGTACCTGTTCCTCGTCGTGGGCATCGGGCTGGGGGCCGGAGCGATCGTCGCCGCGAACGCCTCCGAGCAGGACCTCGCGGGCGACACCGCGCTGCCGTTCGGCTTCTTCGGACTGCTCCTCGGCAGCATGTGCGTCATCACGCTCGGCGTGCTGACCACGGCCTCCGAGTACGGCACCGGCATGATCCGCACGACCATGGTCGCCTGCCCCTCGCGCGGCCGGGTCCTCGCCGCGAAGGCGATCGTGTTCTTCGCCGTCGCCTTCACGGTGACGCTCGTGGCGTCGGCCTTCGTGGCCGTGATCCAGGTGGCGATGCTGTCCGGCGCCCGCGAACCGAGCGGCGCGGAGTGGCTGAAGGCCACCGTGGGCGTGTCCCTCTACCTGGCGCTGCTCGGGCTGCTGTCGCTGGCCGTCGGCTCGATCATCCGGCACTCGGCGGGCGCCATCACCATCATGATCGGTCTGCTGCTGGCCCCGCTGGTCATCGCGATCTTCATGTTCTCGTCCTCGCTGGAGAGCCTGCGCCAGGCCCTCTTCGAGTACTCGATCCCCAGCCAGCTCAGCGTCTTCTACGCGGCCTCGCTCAGCGAGAGCGGCCCGAGCGGCTGGGACCCGCTGTGGATCGCGCTGGGTACGACGGCCGTCGTGCTCGGCGCCGCCTTCGCGCTGCTGGAGAAGCGGGACGTGTAG
- a CDS encoding SCO5389 family protein: MSLDVSPALLDQAERGEVDEAEFVDCVRTSLPYAWEMVSSLVAQLKVDGGDFADNQTPPPGEQARGQLLRALASDAIRGALQRHFGVRLAFQNCHRVAVFPLDSAVDEKLDRFTSIRSQVLNQSPEFRDC; the protein is encoded by the coding sequence ATGTCGCTCGACGTCTCACCGGCCCTACTCGATCAGGCCGAGCGAGGCGAGGTCGACGAAGCAGAATTCGTCGACTGCGTCCGGACCTCCCTGCCCTACGCATGGGAGATGGTCAGCTCCCTGGTGGCCCAGCTGAAGGTGGACGGCGGAGACTTCGCCGACAACCAGACGCCCCCGCCGGGCGAGCAGGCACGCGGGCAGCTGCTGCGCGCGCTCGCGAGTGACGCCATACGCGGCGCGCTGCAGCGGCACTTCGGTGTGCGGCTCGCCTTCCAGAACTGCCACCGGGTGGCGGTGTTCCCGTTGGACTCGGCTGTCGACGAGAAGCTGGACCGCTTCACCTCGATCCGCAGCCAGGTGCTCAACCAGTCCCCGGAATTCCGGGACTGCTGA
- the nucS gene encoding endonuclease NucS, with amino-acid sequence MRLVIARCSVDYAGRLTAHLPSAPRLILVKADGSVSIHADDRAYKPLNWMSPPCTLKEDAGDSDGVAGVWTVVNKGGEKLIITMEEILHDSSHELGVDPGLIKDGVEAHLQELLADRIETLGEGYTLIRREYMTAIGPVDILCRDADGQTVAVEIKRRGEIDGVEQLTRYLELLNRDPHLAPVRGVFAAQEIKPQARVLATDRGIGCAVLDYNALRGIEDDKLRLF; translated from the coding sequence ATGCGTCTCGTCATCGCCCGGTGCTCCGTCGACTACGCCGGCCGGCTCACCGCCCACCTCCCCTCCGCCCCCCGTCTGATCCTGGTGAAGGCGGACGGCAGCGTCTCCATCCACGCGGACGACCGGGCCTACAAGCCCCTCAACTGGATGTCGCCGCCCTGCACGCTGAAGGAGGACGCGGGGGACTCCGACGGCGTGGCGGGCGTCTGGACCGTCGTCAACAAGGGCGGTGAGAAGCTCATCATCACGATGGAGGAGATCCTCCACGACTCGTCGCACGAACTGGGCGTCGACCCCGGCCTGATCAAGGACGGCGTGGAAGCGCACCTCCAGGAACTGCTCGCGGACCGCATCGAGACCCTCGGCGAGGGCTACACCCTCATCCGCCGCGAGTACATGACGGCCATCGGCCCGGTCGACATCCTGTGCCGGGACGCGGACGGGCAGACCGTCGCGGTGGAGATCAAGCGGCGCGGCGAGATCGACGGGGTCGAGCAACTCACCCGCTATCTCGAGCTGTTGAACCGCGACCCGCATCTCGCCCCGGTCCGCGGCGTGTTCGCCGCCCAGGAGATCAAGCCGCAGGCCCGCGTCCTCGCCACGGACCGCGGCATCGGCTGCGCGGTCCTCGACTACAACGCCCTGCGCGGCATCGAGGACGACAAACTGCGGCTGTTCTGA
- a CDS encoding cellulose-binding protein → MSDTSPYGFELVRRGYDRAQVDERISKLVSDRDSALARITALEKRIEELHLETQNAQAQVSDAEPSYAGLGARVEKILRLAEEEAKDLREEARRAAEQHRELAESAAQQVRNDAESFAAERKSKAEDEGVRIVEKAKSDASQLRSEAQKDAQSKREEADALFEETRAKAAQAAADFETNLAKRREQSERDLASRQQKAEKRLAEIEHRAEQLRLEAEKLRTDAERRARQTVETAQRQAEDIVADANAKADRIRSESERELAALTNRRDSINAQLTNVREMLATLTGAAVAAAGTPSTDDEPISRGVPAQQSR, encoded by the coding sequence ATGAGCGACACTTCCCCCTACGGCTTCGAGCTTGTGCGGCGTGGGTACGACCGCGCTCAGGTGGACGAACGCATCTCGAAGCTCGTCTCCGACCGTGACAGCGCTCTGGCTCGTATCACTGCTCTGGAAAAGCGCATCGAGGAGCTCCACCTCGAGACGCAGAACGCCCAGGCCCAGGTAAGCGACGCGGAGCCGTCGTACGCCGGTCTCGGCGCGCGTGTCGAGAAGATCCTCCGCCTCGCCGAGGAAGAGGCCAAGGACCTGCGCGAGGAGGCCCGTCGCGCGGCCGAGCAGCACCGGGAGCTCGCCGAGTCGGCCGCCCAGCAGGTGCGCAACGACGCGGAGTCGTTCGCCGCGGAGCGCAAGTCCAAGGCGGAGGACGAGGGCGTCCGGATCGTCGAGAAGGCCAAGAGCGACGCGTCGCAGCTGCGCTCCGAGGCGCAGAAGGACGCGCAGTCGAAGCGTGAGGAGGCGGACGCCCTCTTCGAGGAGACCCGCGCGAAGGCCGCGCAGGCCGCCGCCGACTTCGAGACCAACCTGGCCAAGCGCCGCGAGCAGTCGGAGCGCGACCTGGCGTCCCGTCAGCAGAAGGCGGAGAAGCGTCTCGCGGAGATCGAGCACCGCGCGGAGCAGCTGCGTCTGGAGGCGGAGAAGCTGCGCACGGACGCCGAGCGTCGGGCCCGTCAGACCGTCGAGACGGCGCAGCGCCAGGCCGAGGACATCGTGGCCGACGCGAACGCCAAGGCGGACCGGATCCGTTCCGAATCGGAGCGCGAGCTGGCGGCTCTCACCAACCGCCGCGACTCGATCAACGCGCAGCTGACGAACGTCCGCGAGATGCTCGCCACGCTGACCGGCGCCGCGGTGGCCGCGGCCGGTACGCCGTCCACGGACGACGAGCCGATCTCGCGCGGGGTCCCGGCGCAGCAGTCCCGGTAG
- a CDS encoding ABC transporter ATP-binding protein codes for MIEAVGLTKRYGDKTAVYNLSFQVRPGAVTGFLGPNGSGKSTTMRMILGLDNPTAGSVTIGGYPYRRLPNAARQVGALLDAKAVHGGRTARNHLLSLAQLSGIPARRVDEVLGVVGLQDVARKRSKGFSLGMGQRLGIAAALLGDPQVLLFDEPVNGLDPEGILWVRNLMKALAAEGRTVFVSSHLMSEMALTADHLIVIGRGQLLSDMSVKDFISANSADFARVRTPHTDPELREKLASALTEAGGHVLPEQDGALRVTGLPLPRISDIAHDSDVRLWELSPHQASLEEAYMRMTQGAVDYRSTIDQKAGLQQQVPPGAQPPMPVPGQGQPGWYAPPPPHAQGHAPAQPAQTTPAAAHGAYGAPAAPGAAPGPHTANPYAQPPAQGPTPTAPPTPAAPVAAAPAAPPAPTPSLDKAPAAPAATPAPEAAPMPAPVSAPDAPTESEDAR; via the coding sequence ATGATCGAAGCAGTCGGCCTGACCAAGCGCTACGGCGACAAGACCGCTGTGTACAACCTTTCCTTCCAGGTGCGCCCTGGCGCCGTCACGGGCTTCCTCGGGCCGAACGGCTCGGGCAAGTCCACGACCATGCGGATGATCCTGGGCCTGGACAACCCGACGGCCGGCTCGGTGACGATCGGCGGCTACCCGTACCGCCGGCTGCCCAACGCCGCCCGTCAGGTGGGCGCGCTGCTGGACGCCAAGGCGGTGCACGGCGGCCGGACCGCCCGCAACCACCTGCTGAGCCTGGCCCAGCTGTCCGGCATCCCGGCCCGGCGGGTCGACGAGGTGCTCGGTGTGGTCGGTCTCCAGGACGTGGCCCGCAAGCGCTCCAAGGGCTTCTCCCTGGGCATGGGCCAGCGGCTCGGCATCGCGGCCGCGCTGCTCGGCGACCCCCAGGTGCTGCTCTTCGACGAGCCGGTCAACGGCCTCGACCCGGAGGGCATCCTCTGGGTGCGCAACCTGATGAAGGCGCTGGCCGCCGAAGGCCGCACGGTGTTCGTCTCCTCCCACCTGATGAGCGAGATGGCGCTCACCGCCGACCACCTCATCGTCATCGGGCGCGGACAGCTGCTGTCCGACATGAGCGTGAAGGACTTCATTTCGGCCAACTCCGCCGACTTCGCGCGCGTGCGCACCCCGCACACCGACCCGGAGCTGCGCGAGAAGCTGGCCTCGGCGCTCACCGAGGCGGGCGGCCACGTCCTGCCCGAGCAGGACGGCGCGCTGCGGGTGACGGGCTTGCCGTTGCCCCGCATCAGCGACATCGCCCACGACAGCGACGTCCGCCTGTGGGAGCTGTCGCCGCACCAGGCCTCCCTGGAGGAGGCGTACATGCGGATGACGCAGGGCGCCGTGGACTACCGGTCGACCATCGACCAGAAGGCCGGCCTCCAGCAGCAGGTTCCGCCCGGCGCGCAACCGCCGATGCCGGTGCCGGGCCAGGGCCAGCCGGGCTGGTACGCCCCGCCGCCCCCGCACGCACAGGGTCACGCGCCTGCGCAGCCGGCCCAGACGACTCCCGCGGCCGCCCACGGGGCGTACGGCGCCCCCGCGGCGCCCGGCGCGGCTCCCGGCCCGCACACCGCCAACCCGTACGCGCAGCCGCCCGCACAGGGCCCGACCCCGACCGCTCCGCCGACGCCCGCGGCACCGGTAGCGGCCGCGCCCGCCGCGCCGCCCGCGCCGACGCCCTCACTGGACAAGGCGCCCGCTGCTCCGGCCGCGACGCCGGCGCCCGAAGCAGCGCCGATGCCCGCGCCCGTTTCCGCCCCCGACGCCCCGACCGAGTCCGAGGACGCCCGATGA
- a CDS encoding ABC transporter ATP-binding protein, which yields MIELSGLTKRYGDTVAVKNLSFTVGPGIVTGFLGPNGAGKSTTMRMMLGLDRPTAGDVLIDGQHYDRLKDPLTRIGALLDAKAMHGGRSAFNHLLCLAQSNGIARSRVHEVLDTVGLTSVARKKAKGFSLGMGQRLGIAGALLGDPRILMFDEPVNGLDPEGIHWIRTLMKSLASQGRTVFVSSHLMSEMALTADHLVVIGQGRLLADTSMADFIAQNSRSYVRVRSPQRERLLDVLHEAGAVVVETGDGVLEVDDGRPEHIGELAARHRIVLHELSPQRASLEEAFMRLTAESVQYHAHTDVPMDVPTDTPAADAPADVPPDVPADVPPGLPAGAPGEQSRQRWGDDWTRS from the coding sequence ATGATCGAGCTGTCGGGACTGACGAAGCGGTACGGCGACACGGTGGCGGTGAAGAACCTCAGCTTCACCGTCGGACCGGGCATCGTCACGGGCTTCCTCGGTCCCAACGGCGCGGGCAAGTCCACCACCATGCGGATGATGCTCGGTCTCGACCGGCCGACCGCGGGGGACGTCCTCATCGACGGGCAGCACTACGACCGGCTCAAGGACCCGCTCACCCGCATCGGCGCCCTGCTCGACGCCAAGGCCATGCACGGCGGGCGCAGCGCCTTCAACCATCTGCTGTGTCTGGCGCAGAGCAACGGCATTGCCCGCAGCCGGGTGCACGAGGTGCTGGACACCGTCGGGCTCACCTCCGTGGCACGGAAGAAGGCCAAGGGGTTCTCGCTGGGCATGGGGCAGCGGCTGGGCATCGCGGGCGCGCTTCTCGGGGACCCCCGGATCCTGATGTTCGACGAGCCGGTCAACGGGCTCGACCCCGAGGGCATCCACTGGATCCGCACGCTGATGAAATCGCTGGCCTCGCAGGGGCGGACGGTGTTCGTCTCGTCCCACCTGATGAGCGAGATGGCGCTGACCGCGGATCATCTCGTCGTCATCGGGCAGGGCCGGCTGCTCGCCGACACCTCCATGGCCGACTTCATCGCGCAGAACTCGCGCAGTTACGTCCGGGTCCGCAGCCCGCAGCGGGAGCGGCTGCTCGATGTGCTGCACGAGGCCGGAGCCGTGGTCGTCGAGACCGGCGACGGGGTGCTGGAGGTCGACGACGGCAGGCCCGAGCACATCGGTGAGCTGGCCGCGCGGCACCGGATCGTGCTGCACGAGCTGAGCCCGCAGCGGGCCTCCCTGGAGGAGGCGTTCATGCGGCTGACCGCGGAGTCGGTGCAGTACCACGCGCACACGGACGTGCCGATGGACGTTCCGACGGACACGCCGGCGGCGGACGCGCCGGCGGACGTGCCCCCCGATGTTCCGGCGGACGTGCCCCCGGGCCTGCCCGCGGGCGCGCCCGGCGAACAGTCCCGGCAGCGGTGGGGCGACGACTGGACGAGGAGCTGA